The DNA window CGTTAGCGGACATTCTAGTACATTCCATACATTCCAActtgtttggttttcttcaaCGAACCAGTGACGAGAAGAGAAGTCCGGATATAACGCGTGTGGTGTTTGTTCCGTTTCAGATTAAGGCGAGATTTTTATGTGATTTCTGTGTTTTTGCCGCTAGAGTGGAGTGAGGGTAAAGATGGCACAGTTTATCGTTCGAGTTTCTCTTTTTCTACAGTAATATCCACAAAAGTTAGAGTTTCTAGCAGTTCCAAACAGGTACTTAATGGTGGATATATCTTGGGCTTCAAAAACTCTTAATTCTATTGCGACATTTAACTCTCAGCTCGAATACCCAGAAGTACTCTTCAGAAAATTGGAGCTTACTGTACATTGTAATTTCTTTCTACCGTTCCGAAGTCCGGAGTCCGGCTATGGTGTGATCGatcaataattaaaaatccaTTAAGGGTTCGTATTTCGGGCAGTGCACCTGGAAGACTTCacaaagcgaaaataaaaggatGCTGGGGTTTGCCATTTGCGCCATACAACGGGTTTTTACATTCCTGTGCTAGGTGCGGCGGTTCAACCCAGCTGGCGGTACACTGGCCGGTGCAGCGTTCGACAACTACAGGAGgaatgagagagaaaaacaaactttctttttctcataATGCCCTTATTTCTTCGCAGGAGTTCTTCGCCCGGTGTGGTTCACCACACACTACCGATCCAGCAGCCGATCGCGCGTTTGCTTCATTTCGCttcttcggttttgttttgcttctttgaaCCGTACACTACGGCATGTTACGGGTTGTGCTGCTGGTGTACCGGGCGTAATGGTACGATCTACTAAAAAAGTGTATAACCTGCCGCCCGGTTTAATGTAGCAAAACGGCATCCAGTGCCCAGAGTTTAACCAGGGCTTTTGCCCTCCGTGGTATTCTTTCGTGCGATCCGTGTTAGCCATTGGGTGGGAACCATTATAAACATTTCACCCGGCGTGAGGTTTGTCTTCTTCTAGCGCGCTCGCTACTAGTATTGCTTGATGAATGGTAATTCCTGATCAACTACATCGCTTCTTGTGagctcagttttttttactagacACAAATCTTTTCCCACGGGGTTTAAGTAGAAATTTCCTGGGtccattcatttttcaatagtGTTTGATGTCTTCAAACTCCAAGAAAGTGATCTGGTAATTACTATCTGATATTACAAAAGTAGAGCGAAGTTTCGTTGGAAAGAATATTTAATGACTAGTAGACACTTCGACTAGGTGAAGTTAGTATACCAAAGTTTTGGTAAACAGTAAAATCTCCCcgcctccaaaaaaaaaacaccttgtAGACATGCAGAACATCTTCATCCGGACACCTGTCACTTTGAGCACGCGATGTGTCGTATGATGATAGCCGCAACGTTTTTGCACCTTGTCCAACGGAGAACGCGCTTTCAATCCGCAACGGAATGTGGAAAGCTCGGACACTTGCCACTGTCCTCCTGCTCCAGTGAAAGCTCCCGAGGTGAACAGCACCGCGGTGTATCGGGGCATTCCTACGGCCAGAAAACCCCAGGCCGACTCTTCATCGCGATAATGCGACGACGCTCCCGCTCGTGGTTTGCCGAGATGTGGCGTGCCTGCCGCCCGCCATTTTGGGGTCGTCGTCATCTTTTCGCCAACAGCGTTTTTGGCGCACCTTGCGCCTGAAATGTGTGACCGTTTCTAGATGGTCTTCATTCGTTATTTGGTTtttgagagattttttttttgggggggaagtTGTTTTATCTCACCGCATCGGAAGAATTTCGGTACAcggtttatgtgttttatttagtgTTTGAATAATTCATAAACCGAAATGGTAACGGTGAGAAACGCTTTTAAGTGCCTATTTTGTTCCGTACAAACAAGTGCTGGTGCCCATGCTGTCGCAGtaaaaagcaatattttaattattgaataaataaaccagGAGATATTTATAGTGGTGTCGTGAAAGCCGTGCGAGCCCTAAATTAGGCTTTCGGCAAGTGACTCCAATAGAAGTTGATTTAACACAAATGGACCTGACAGTACttgatttcattttcgtgTTGGTCGCTGGAAAGATTCCTCTTGTACAGGTGGGATGTCAAATTATGGTCATAACACGCGATACGGCTGCATAATGAGTGCCTGCACCATCATTTTCGACTATTATCTCCAACGGAGCGTTACGGCAAAAAGGGAGTTTTGTTGGGGTGGCTTTTGGTGCGGTTCCTtacttaatttcaattttcatgcGGTTTTCAACTGAAATTGGAACGAAGGGTAGGAAACCAATCAGTAAGACAGTAGGTCAATCAGTGTATCTCCTCGGGTGGGGAAGGTTTCCAAAGTAATTACTTTTCTCAGTGTTCGTTTGAGATCCAGATAATTTCCGAGAGTAAAATTAGTGGTACAAAGCTCCAGTAACGGAATCCTGGAAATGGCACCAGATTTCTAACCAGATGTTCTTAGCATCTTTTGAAGTTCTTCGTTGTAACGAAATGAATGGAAAGTGCTAACAAGTATCTTTTTGTTCACGTTCAGACGCTAATGCATATCTCCATCTGACAGTGCCAGTTGGATATGTCAGTCTATTGTAAAGTGAATTTCTTTCACACAGTAAACAAACCATCTAGACGCCACTAAAGATATGGCGGGACTCGCACCCTGTGTGACTGGTGAGGCATGAGGGgcatgagagagagagagagagagagagaaaaaaactgtcTAATCAccatacaaacaaataaatcaactcCATTTCATCGAGGCCGTCGCCCATGCGTCAAGTCGGCGACTCCCGCGTGACTGTCCCCGGGGGACTCTTTGCTAGGAGGGCGCTCGGGTGAAAGTGACCGGAACGATGGTGTGCATGAATTCCAGAAAGTGAAGCGTCATCGCGCTCTATAGTCCCCCGAAACCCGTATCATGCCCGAGATGCAATCGATTTGATCCGACCCGGGACGGGATCAGATATCATTTCACTCTGATCTCCAGCGTAACAGGCCACTTTACCCGgtttttgtgtctgtgtgttgtgGTCGAGATTTGTCTCCTTGAAGCTGGAAACGTTAGCAGATGTGAAATAATAGCCTGGAGaggaaataattttctaaCGCAGTGAGGCGTAAGCGATTCTCCAACATTTTTCCCAGTCTGTTGTTTAGATTGATATACTTAACGCACTGTATATCAACTCCTcaattattgaatttaaatcaacaaattttaatacaatatAAGAGTTTATTAGTAAAATTCgtattaatgtttcttttatgaTGTATAATTACAGGTCTCCGTCCATTTTAAGTTTTTGATCTTCAGCACATAAACACATCAAACGGCTCCAGCCATGTGGAGCACGTGTAGGGGTCCTTACCAGATGTGGGCCCATCGAATTATTCTGATTGCGCTATGCTACCTGGTAAGTATCAGTTAATCAAGTCGGAAACAATGTAAGGACCTTGATAGTACTCGTCTGTAATTGTGGCTACACAATTAACCAAAAACTTAAAAAGCATCAGAAATAGCTGCCTCACATTCTGGATGCTGCAATGGGAGCCAATTCATGCTAATTTGATTTTCTCATTCATCTCCCTATAACCTTAAATTACATAGAATTGTGTTAATGCGTTCGTGTTATCCTCCTTTTCTCTGCTCCAAGCATCTGCCGGTAATACATCCACTGCTTCAATTCCCAATAGGACGTCTGTCCACCCGTATCCAGCGCTGCacaatgaagaaataaattaaaattccgACATCCCGATAATGATATGTgtggggtattttttttcttccccccccccccccgaatGCACGCCTTAccaattcccaaaaaaacatcaacctgTTCCCTCGCAAAGCACGCACTCTACTCGCTATTCCAGGCGTTGTCTCACACTTTGTTTCACCTTTCTCGTGTGACCGGAGCGAACGAAGGTGAAGGAATCTAGAAAGCAAGTCCGCTGGCCAACCATCGCCGGCTTTTCGGTAGCCGTGGTAGCATCAGCAAGCGGATTAAAGAAAACCAATAATAAGAGGGCAAGAGACTGATTGAAAACGCGTCTAGAAAACACGACCCAACCCAACGTACGAGAGTCGAGTGTGTGTGGATGTTGTAGTTATTACAGTTTATTGGTAGCACGAATCGGCCCAAAAATCAAGTAAGATGTATGTGCCGGTGGAGGCGAAGCAATCGAATCCCATtagtaatgaaaaatgaaagtatAATTAAAACGGCGGCCTACAATAAATTTCCGTTCCCGCGCGATGCATCCCCAGCGGTGTCTCGGTGTCAATCTCGGAAGAACATTTGCTCCACTCTCACTCGGCACGCACGCGGTTTGTTGGAGGTTTTGTGGAGCTAACCAATAACTTTACGGCACGGCAGTCACGTCCAGAATCAGACCGAGGAAAGGCCAACCATTCCCCCCAGGTTGCTAATGACAGCAGCTCAACCTACTTTTCTGCTAGTGTTTCGCGTTCTTCGCCCTACCTGGGGTGGAGGAGAGGGCGTGTACCGTTTTAGGAAGTGTACCCAGTAATTTTGTGTTGCGAGTTCGGGAATCATTTTACGATCCGACATCTGTCACGAATACGATGATGCTCTCGATCCCAAGTTACGCTGCCATATGGTTATATTTGTCACCATCTTTACCATTAGCTTACTAACCAGCAagaccaacaccaacacaataCGGAGTGATCGGACATAGTTtgagatacttttttttgttgtgtcttTCAAAACATGGCCGACAAACCGGCTGCTACAAAACAACGTGTTGTCGCACTGCATCGGAATGTATCGACCGGTTGGTCGAGACGCCATGTCCGGTTTTATTCTAGCGGGAAAACTAGTTTTCACCTGGCATACATTTAGCTAACCTGAGCATAAGGAAGACTTCGTTGAAAGGGTGATTTCTTCTCGTCTTTTGTAGCAAACGAAGAACGCTTGTtgtggttttcatttttaaccaAGATCTTCTAgatttgaatttgtatttggTGATGAATATTAGAGCCTAGGTTAATAGCCGTTATTCTCTCTTCTTACTTGACACAGATCCAATTAGCTACACCGACAAATGAAATATGGCCGGTAGAACGTCCCGATGGAATGCCCTCAATAACAGCACTGGAGGTGATGTGCGGTAAGGATCACATGGATGTTCATCTGTCCTTTTCGGCACCATTCGAAGGGATCGTCAGTTCCAAAGGTAAGTTATctgaggaaaagttttttagGCAGTCGTTTCCGAAGTTCCAGAGAAATCCTCGTAACTTAGAATAAGTAGACGAAGTTAAGAATACTGGATGAAAGCAAGACCTTTCAGAAATTTAAAGTGGaatgccgattatccgtgctcagccggataaaaggttcCCGGATAATCAGCGCTCCCCTGTACTTAGTTAGTAGCCGGTAGAGGGCGCTCTGTCTAAGAAATACGAAAGCATGAAAGTCCTGCGTCAAGATCACTAGCTAGAACTCACGTAACTTCACAATAAACACGCTAATCTCTATCGCACTCTATTTCCAGGCCAACATAGCGATCCCAGATGCATTTATGTGCCACCGTCGACGGGGAAGACGTTCTTTACGTTTCGCATCTCGTACTCGCGCTGCGGCACCAAACCCGACCTAAATGGGCAGTTCTACGAAAACACTGTGGTGGTGCAGTACGACAAGGATCTGCTAGAGGTGTGGGACGAAGCGAAACGATTGCGTTGCGAATGGTTTAACGATTACGAGAAGACCGCTTCTAAACCGCCGATGGTAATTGCTGATTTGGATGTTATACAGCTCGACTTCCgaggtttgttgtgttttttctgaGGACGCATGTGGCACCTTAATAGACGTAACGTAACGTAACGCTTCTTTTCCATTGCAGGTGACAATGTGGATTGTTGGATGGAGATTCAGCAGGGTAAGGGACCTTGGGCACCGGCAGTGAGTGGTATCGTACCGCTCGGTTCCACCATGACGTTGGTAGTGGCGATAAATGACTTCCGCGGGGAGTTCGATATGCGCGTCAAGTCTTGTGTCGCATCGGACGGTGCCGGGCATGTGATAAAGCTATCGGATGAGTATGGCTGTGTGCTGCGGCCGAAGATGATTTCCCGCTTTTTGAAGGCACGCGCACCAGACGATAAGGCGTCGGTCATTACGTACGCGTTCTTCCATGCGTTCAAGTTCCCGGATGCGCTCAGTGTGCACATCAAGTGTAAGGTGGAAATTTGCCGACACGGTTGTCTGGATCATTGCCAGCATAGTGGTGGACCGATTGGTGTTGGTGGACCGAGTGTACCGAGCGGTTCGAAGCAGCACGATCTGCTGGAGCGCAAGGATACGCTGGTGAATCAGAACAGCAACGACATACTGGCGGGTGACTCGACGGAGGATTTGGATTCGGGTATGAATGGGCAGGATGTGTACTACGATGACATTATCCACACGGAGAAACATCTTAACCAGTACAAGAAACCGATGCCGAATCAGCCACCGAAGAAGAAGGATAGCTATCTCCAGTATCACCATCACAGTCGTGAACCGATGGACGATATTGAGTCACTGTTTCTGAGCGACCATTCTGCAATGTCTGCCGACATGATGAAGAAACAATCGCAGGGACCACCGGGACCGGTTGGTATGGCGGGGATGCCCGGTATGGGGATGGGTCCGGGCAAGTATCCACCCCAGCCATTGCAGCAGATGGGCCAGAAACCGATGCCCGGTCCCGGTACGCCGATGGATGACGATAAGTTCCCGCACGGACCGCGCCAGATGGATGCGGAGAAGCGGATGGGTCTGCCGGCGGTGGCTGGTCCGCGCGCACTCAACCTGGACGCGGACGACGTCCAGAACCAGAGCTACAATCAGGCGGCTGGGGGACGTGTGCGCCAACGGCGCTCGGTACGCGTCACCGATCGGAAGGCCCGCTCTGCGGACATCGGTGTGAGCGGTATCTACGAGGTTATCTCCGAGGCGGATCTAGCATTCAATCCGGATAGTAAGCAGGAAGCGGTAACCGTGTTTCAGGGCAAGATTACTGAGGAGGTCGTGTACGGCATCTGTATGCCGGTGCCCGGCTTTAGCATTCTCTTCATACTGGTCATATCGGCGACGATCATCTCGGCGCTGATTGCCGGCTCGCTGCTGTACAGATAccagctgcagaaggaaatgATTGCGAACCGAACGCAAAGCCACGCGGCACCAATGAACTCGATCGCCACGTGGATGACGTTACGTCTCTTCCGGTCCCGGCACAATGGTCCGGTTGTGGGTGGTGCCGCCGTACGTCCGATGGACCTGAACGCCAGTAACCAGTAGGTTGAGggcatacacacagacacacacacacatacacatgcaaaCACAGTCCGTAGTCTctctatgcaaaaaaaaaacacagtaagATCTTATTGAGCGTTTGTGTAaggtttagttgttttttttctctctcctttaATCGCGTATAATACGCGAGAGCTGATCGTAGTCGATCgaataagcttttttttcctcatttcacCTTCCACTCATACACACTCACATTCACTCATACAtacatttcacacacacacatacacacacaaactcctTTCATCTTTCTCATCTTCTCGGGTTTAttgcaatatttattaatCAATAATTTACTGTTCGAGAAGGAGAAAACCATTGACCGATGGGgagggttgtttgttttttttttttttgataggGAATAGAGTGCCGAAGAAAGCATATTAAGCATATCGTTACAGCTGCAGCGCCTTCCGTTCCAAGCAGCAtcctttgttttgttctcttaAGCCCTGGGGTGTGGTagttaaattactttttttttttttggtgtgcgtGTTTTCTAGTATCTCGAATGAAATGGTTCACCGTTACGATGATGCTATCATCCCGTGTCGGTGATTATCGTAATATTTAATCAAACGACTTATAAACTCGTCAGACTACTTCGCTAATGTTATACTACACTATAGTTATCGTGCGGTTTCCATGCATGCagggcaacaacaacaaaaaaaaaaccgaagcgTAACCCGTCTTGTGACACTAACAAAGATTAAACTAAAAATCCGTTTtagagtttatttatttaatctaAACCGCGTAGGGAAATGTAAGTAAGCCTTTTCGACGAAaccgttaaaaaacaaaaacaaaaaaaaacccctagcGAGCCAAGTAGCCGGAAAACGGATGTCGCTAGCGCCACGTGCTCTAGCGCTCTGGCCCACGTGGCACTGAAGGAGTGTAGACTGACATCGAATCTTGGTAAATTAGGGACGGTTAGTTGCAGTTAGTACACGATCCATTAGCGGATCGCGGGTAGAAACACAGTATCAGTAGCAGGATGGTAGGATGTAATTTGCCGTAACAATGGCAGCAAACGAAATTATGCTCAACttagtattgttttgtttatatagTGGCACGTGTGCGAAACCACGTGCCGATGCaggtatttatttattgcgaATTGCTCCGCTAGTTGATACTCCTCCGTGCAATGTTTATACCTGTTGATTTGATATTTGATGAAGCATGTATATCGAAATTGTATTGTATATGCTTTGAAAGCTTAGTGTACCGTTCGATTATCAACTGgtggaacaaataaaacacactatTATTTACATacgctttgtttgtttgttttatttttctcttcgaGGAAAGAATGTATCTTTgagtaaaataattgtttaatttcttttgtaAACAATACTGGACCACGTGCTAAGGGCCAAAGTTTGAAAAATTCCACAACATAAAGGGCCACAACAAGTCAAAGAAGAAGC is part of the Anopheles funestus chromosome X, idAnoFuneDA-416_04, whole genome shotgun sequence genome and encodes:
- the LOC125762660 gene encoding uncharacterized protein LOC125762660 — encoded protein: MWSTCRGPYQMWAHRIILIALCYLIQLATPTNEIWPVERPDGMPSITALEVMCGKDHMDVHLSFSAPFEGIVSSKGQHSDPRCIYVPPSTGKTFFTFRISYSRCGTKPDLNGQFYENTVVVQYDKDLLEVWDEAKRLRCEWFNDYEKTASKPPMVIADLDVIQLDFRGDNVDCWMEIQQGKGPWAPAVSGIVPLGSTMTLVVAINDFRGEFDMRVKSCVASDGAGHVIKLSDEYGCVLRPKMISRFLKARAPDDKASVITYAFFHAFKFPDALSVHIKCKVEICRHGCLDHCQHSGGPIGVGGPSVPSGSKQHDLLERKDTLVNQNSNDILAGDSTEDLDSGMNGQDVYYDDIIHTEKHLNQYKKPMPNQPPKKKDSYLQYHHHSREPMDDIESLFLSDHSAMSADMMKKQSQGPPGPVGMAGMPGMGMGPGKYPPQPLQQMGQKPMPGPGTPMDDDKFPHGPRQMDAEKRMGLPAVAGPRALNLDADDVQNQSYNQAAGGRVRQRRSVRVTDRKARSADIGVSGIYEVISEADLAFNPDSKQEAVTVFQGKITEEVVYGICMPVPGFSILFILVISATIISALIAGSLLYRYQLQKEMIANRTQSHAAPMNSIATWMTLRLFRSRHNGPVVGGAAVRPMDLNASNQ